Proteins co-encoded in one Polluticoccus soli genomic window:
- a CDS encoding nuclear transport factor 2 family protein: MKRLCIPVLIILLASCSQPGHPLSGKQKAQVTKEVETVLNDYYNDIRKDGLLAEFEYLDSTADFFWVPPGYDRSLGYDSIAAIIKQNASTVRSIDNKWLSLRIVPLSKDMACYTGKLESVTTNTSGVVNSMILMETGSVIKRPDGWKLLCGQTSATRQ, translated from the coding sequence ATGAAACGTTTGTGTATACCGGTCCTCATCATACTGTTGGCTTCCTGCTCACAGCCGGGGCACCCACTTTCAGGGAAACAAAAAGCACAAGTCACCAAAGAGGTAGAAACTGTCCTGAACGATTACTACAACGATATAAGGAAAGACGGATTGCTGGCTGAATTTGAATACCTTGATAGCACCGCTGACTTTTTTTGGGTACCTCCAGGCTATGATCGCAGCCTGGGATATGATTCGATAGCAGCTATCATTAAACAAAACGCGTCGACCGTTCGCAGTATTGATAATAAGTGGCTGAGTCTGCGCATAGTGCCACTTTCAAAAGATATGGCTTGTTATACCGGCAAACTGGAATCAGTAACTACTAATACATCTGGTGTAGTTAATTCGATGATTTTGATGGAAACAGGCTCGGTCATCAAGCGCCCCGACGGGTGGAAATTGCTCTGCGGGCAAACATCTGCAACGCGACAATAG
- a CDS encoding GNAT family N-acetyltransferase — protein MTLIRFATIDDAATIRNLAEAVWWPTYTPILTEPQINYMLDTMYDLESIKTQISTDEQTYLLLIENDRPMGFAAYSPRKENPAIYKLHKLYVLPETHGSGFGRLLLAEVEKAVLNAGKTTLELNVNRYNPAKSFYEKMGFVIAYEEDIDIGRGYQMNDFVMRKVLV, from the coding sequence ATGACTTTGATACGTTTTGCAACTATTGACGATGCCGCTACCATCCGCAACCTTGCTGAGGCCGTGTGGTGGCCCACCTACACTCCAATACTCACCGAGCCGCAGATAAATTATATGCTCGATACCATGTACGATCTCGAGAGCATAAAAACACAGATCAGCACAGACGAGCAGACGTATCTCCTACTTATCGAAAATGACAGACCCATGGGGTTTGCCGCCTACTCTCCGCGCAAAGAAAATCCTGCGATCTACAAGCTGCATAAGCTGTATGTTTTGCCGGAAACGCATGGCAGTGGTTTTGGCCGACTGTTATTAGCAGAAGTAGAAAAAGCAGTACTCAACGCAGGCAAAACAACGCTGGAGCTAAACGTGAACCGTTACAACCCTGCTAAGAGCTTTTATGAAAAAATGGGCTTTGTTATAGCCTATGAAGAAGACATAGACATTGGCCGCGGCTACCAGATGAACGATTTTGTAAT